A single Desulfobacterales bacterium DNA region contains:
- the galE gene encoding UDP-glucose 4-epimerase GalE: MNILVTGGAGYIGAHCCKALAQKGYNPVTIDNLVYGHQNFVKWGEFFQGDIGNPADLKKCFSRYQIDAVMHFAAYAYVGESVQDPLKYYENNLRNTIELLHAVVAHDVQYVVFSSTCATYGNPEYTPIDERHPQNPINPYGKTKRMIEEILQDYGAAYGLKHISLRYFNAAGADPDGEVGEDHDPETHLIPLILDAAAGRREDIKVFGTDYKTPDGTCVRDYIHVTDLAEAHLLALQRLVDGADSSAYNLGNGQGFSVLEVIERARKITAKDIAVEHAERRPGDPPVLIASNEKAIADLGWKPTYADLDDIIGTAWRWHQNL, encoded by the coding sequence ATGAACATACTGGTAACCGGCGGTGCCGGATATATCGGAGCCCATTGCTGCAAAGCCCTTGCCCAAAAAGGGTATAACCCAGTGACCATCGACAATCTGGTCTACGGACACCAAAATTTTGTTAAATGGGGAGAATTTTTCCAGGGTGACATCGGCAATCCGGCGGATTTAAAAAAATGCTTCAGCCGCTATCAAATCGATGCGGTGATGCACTTTGCCGCTTACGCCTATGTGGGCGAGTCAGTGCAGGACCCGTTGAAGTATTATGAAAACAATCTGCGCAACACCATTGAGCTGCTGCATGCCGTTGTGGCGCATGATGTTCAATATGTTGTTTTTTCTTCTACGTGTGCTACTTACGGCAACCCTGAATATACACCTATTGATGAGCGCCATCCGCAAAACCCCATCAATCCGTATGGCAAGACCAAACGCATGATCGAAGAAATCCTGCAAGATTACGGGGCCGCTTACGGGCTGAAGCATATTAGCTTGCGCTATTTTAACGCAGCCGGTGCCGACCCGGATGGCGAAGTCGGAGAAGATCATGATCCCGAGACCCATTTGATTCCGCTGATACTGGATGCGGCAGCCGGCAGGCGCGAGGACATTAAAGTATTCGGCACTGATTATAAAACGCCCGACGGTACCTGCGTTCGCGATTATATCCATGTGACCGATCTGGCTGAGGCGCACCTTCTGGCCTTGCAGCGCCTGGTGGACGGCGCTGACAGCAGTGCCTACAACCTGGGAAACGGTCAAGGCTTTTCTGTCCTGGAGGTTATCGAGCGCGCGCGAAAAATAACCGCCAAGGATATCGCCGTTGAACATGCCGAGCGACGGCCGGGCGACCCGCCGGTTTTGATCGCATCCAATGAAAAAGCCATCGCCGATCTGGGCTGGAAACCCACCTATGCGGATCTGGATGACATCATCGGTACCGCCTGGCGCTGGCATCAAAATCTTTGA
- a CDS encoding sigma-54 dependent transcriptional regulator yields MQNTDTKQLMRIMIIGEDENETRGIVDALVADYSISVVSGVSAAAERLKNEAFNVIVFDSNEAGADMEKIIKDLQQRAPATPIIVSGPLQDAQLIVKAVKAGAADFLTKPLVAEKLRLAVGKAIETRSLKNEIDYLRRQQDVAYDYERIIAESPSMKVVMDSIKRMAHAESTILMTGETGTGKSFLSGNIHFNSPRRHKPFIKVNCANIPETLLESELFGHEKGAFTGADKLRIGRFEQADGGTLFLDEFCELGFELQAKLLRVLEEKTFERLGSSQSIKVNTRIIAATNRDIETMVQEGKFREDLYYRINVLRIHLPPLRERIECIEPLADHLIERLSHMVKKKITSLSPEVLVLLKTYPWPGNIRELSNTIERAIYLSDGDRIEAVHVSIPKLNKKAAPAAATPPSTQLRLSDDEEKKLICSALEKHLWIQKDAARELGLTPRALNYRIKKLGITHQRWRKNK; encoded by the coding sequence ATGCAGAATACAGACACAAAGCAGCTGATGCGCATTATGATAATCGGTGAAGATGAAAACGAGACCCGTGGGATCGTCGACGCTCTTGTAGCTGATTACAGCATCAGTGTGGTCTCCGGTGTTTCTGCTGCCGCCGAGCGCCTGAAAAACGAAGCCTTTAATGTAATTGTCTTCGATTCAAACGAAGCAGGCGCTGACATGGAAAAAATCATCAAAGACCTTCAACAGCGGGCACCGGCAACACCCATCATCGTCAGCGGTCCTTTGCAGGATGCACAGCTGATTGTGAAGGCCGTCAAAGCCGGCGCTGCCGATTTTTTAACCAAGCCGCTGGTTGCTGAAAAATTGCGCCTTGCCGTGGGGAAGGCCATCGAGACGCGCAGCCTCAAAAATGAAATCGATTATCTTAGACGACAGCAGGATGTTGCCTACGATTATGAGCGGATTATTGCCGAGAGCCCGTCGATGAAAGTGGTTATGGACAGTATCAAGCGGATGGCGCACGCGGAATCCACTATTTTAATGACCGGCGAAACCGGCACGGGTAAGAGCTTTCTTTCCGGCAACATTCACTTCAACAGCCCCCGGCGCCATAAACCCTTCATCAAGGTTAATTGTGCCAATATTCCCGAGACCTTGCTGGAAAGCGAACTTTTCGGCCACGAAAAAGGCGCTTTCACCGGGGCAGACAAGCTTCGAATCGGGCGTTTTGAGCAGGCCGACGGGGGCACATTGTTCTTAGATGAGTTTTGTGAGTTGGGTTTTGAATTGCAGGCCAAACTGCTGCGGGTGCTGGAGGAAAAAACGTTTGAGCGCCTGGGCAGCAGTCAAAGCATTAAGGTCAACACACGGATCATCGCGGCCACAAATCGTGACATCGAAACCATGGTGCAGGAAGGAAAATTTCGCGAAGATCTTTATTATCGCATTAACGTTCTGCGTATTCATCTGCCCCCGCTGCGAGAGCGGATCGAATGCATCGAGCCGCTGGCCGACCATCTGATCGAACGGCTGTCTCACATGGTAAAAAAGAAAATTACCAGTCTGTCACCGGAAGTTCTGGTGCTGCTCAAGACTTATCCGTGGCCTGGTAATATTCGCGAACTGTCCAACACGATTGAAAGAGCCATTTATCTATCTGACGGTGATCGCATCGAGGCTGTGCACGTCTCCATTCCAAAGCTTAACAAAAAGGCGGCGCCGGCTGCTGCGACTCCGCCATCCACACAACTGCGACTTTCAGATGATGAAGAAAAGAAGCTCATTTGCAGCGCACTTGAGAAACATCTTTGGATTCAGAAAGATGCTGCCCGCGAGTTGGGGCTGACCCCCCGCGCTCTGAATTACCGCATTAAAAAGCTTGGGATTACCCACCAGCGCTGGCGCAAGAACAAATGA
- a CDS encoding bifunctional sulfate adenylyltransferase/adenylylsulfate kinase, which produces MNDNNRVKPHGNELVNLLVDDERARLLKDIALNLPDITLNERQMCDLEMLATGGFSPLKGYMIRSDYESVVDRMRLQNDTLWPIPVCMDIDELKARSFEAGQSVALRDPEGYLLAVMHIEDLWPVEREKEAQQVYGTLDQTHPGIDYLYKVSGDYYIGGQLEVLSPPLHSDFKQLRMTPREVRSNFKKFGWKRMVAFMTRNPIHRPQYEMTMNAMRDTNANLLLLPIAGMTKPGDFDHYTRVRCYRRVAEHYPPDTFMLNLLPLATRMSGPREALLHAIVAKNYGCTHFITGRDHAGPGMDCNGDPYYKSDEASKLTEEHSEEIGVTIVPFAEMVYLPFEDEFRCADQVPEGTQFISLSGSDIRDRIRTGRKIPEWGTFPEVVEELHKAYPPPRKQGFTVFLTGLSGAGKSTIARVLYARFLEIGDRPVTLLDGDIVRHNLSSELTFSKEHRDINVQRIGFVASEITKNRGIAVCAPIAPYTATRSEIRKTIEAYGGFMEVHVSTPIEVCEKRDRKGMYAKARAGLIKGYTGVDDPYETPQDPEVSIDTSNITPVEAAHQIILVLQKKGFI; this is translated from the coding sequence ATGAATGATAACAACCGGGTGAAACCACACGGCAATGAACTGGTAAATCTGCTGGTGGATGATGAGCGTGCCCGGCTGCTAAAAGATATCGCGCTAAATTTGCCGGATATTACGTTGAATGAACGACAGATGTGCGATCTGGAAATGCTGGCCACCGGCGGCTTTTCGCCGCTCAAAGGCTATATGATTCGCTCTGATTACGAGTCGGTCGTCGATCGCATGCGGCTGCAAAACGATACCCTGTGGCCCATACCGGTTTGCATGGATATAGACGAATTAAAGGCGCGCAGTTTTGAGGCCGGCCAGTCGGTGGCCCTGCGGGACCCGGAAGGCTATTTGCTGGCCGTGATGCACATTGAAGATCTGTGGCCGGTTGAGCGTGAAAAAGAAGCGCAGCAGGTTTATGGCACGCTTGATCAAACCCATCCGGGCATCGATTATCTGTATAAAGTTTCCGGCGATTATTACATCGGCGGCCAGCTGGAAGTGTTAAGCCCACCGCTTCATTCAGATTTTAAGCAGTTGCGAATGACACCGAGAGAGGTTCGCTCGAACTTTAAAAAATTCGGCTGGAAGCGCATGGTGGCCTTTATGACGCGCAACCCGATTCACCGCCCGCAATATGAAATGACCATGAACGCCATGCGCGATACCAACGCCAACCTTTTACTGCTGCCGATTGCCGGTATGACCAAACCCGGCGATTTTGACCATTACACCCGGGTGCGCTGCTACCGCCGGGTTGCCGAGCACTATCCGCCCGATACTTTTATGCTGAACCTGCTGCCCTTAGCCACCCGCATGTCCGGCCCCCGGGAAGCTTTGCTGCACGCCATTGTCGCTAAAAATTACGGCTGCACCCATTTTATTACCGGGCGGGATCATGCCGGCCCCGGCATGGATTGCAACGGCGATCCCTACTATAAAAGTGACGAAGCCAGCAAACTGACAGAGGAACACAGCGAAGAGATTGGCGTCACAATTGTGCCTTTTGCCGAGATGGTATATCTGCCGTTTGAAGATGAGTTCCGCTGTGCCGACCAGGTGCCGGAGGGCACTCAGTTTATCTCGCTTTCGGGCTCCGATATTCGCGACCGCATCAGAACCGGCCGCAAAATTCCGGAATGGGGAACCTTTCCCGAAGTTGTGGAAGAACTTCATAAAGCCTACCCGCCGCCCCGTAAACAGGGCTTCACCGTATTTCTGACAGGCCTGTCCGGTGCCGGCAAATCCACGATTGCCAGAGTGCTATATGCCCGGTTTCTGGAAATCGGCGATCGCCCGGTCACCTTGCTGGACGGCGATATTGTGCGCCATAACCTGTCCAGCGAGCTGACGTTTTCCAAAGAGCACCGGGATATTAATGTCCAGCGAATTGGATTTGTGGCCAGTGAGATTACCAAAAACCGCGGCATTGCCGTCTGCGCGCCCATTGCGCCTTACACCGCCACTCGATCCGAGATTCGCAAAACCATTGAAGCCTACGGCGGGTTCATGGAGGTGCACGTATCGACGCCGATTGAAGTCTGCGAGAAACGGGATCGTAAAGGAATGTATGCCAAGGCCAGAGCCGGGCTGATCAAAGGCTACACGGGTGTTGACGATCCTTACGAAACACCGCAAGATCCAGAGGTAAGCATCGATACCTCCAATATCACACCGGTGGAGGCCGCTCACCAGATTATTCTTGTGCTGCAGAAAAAAGGTTTCATCTAG
- a CDS encoding four helix bundle protein, producing MDNKEFSKELEKRTRKFAVKIIKISAQLPNTPEGRVVRTQITKAGSSVGANYREANRARSKADFRNKIRICESEANETQFWLEVIAEIGWLSWKEIQSEYDESTELLALFTSIGRGAL from the coding sequence ATGGATAACAAGGAATTTTCTAAGGAACTCGAAAAGCGTACTCGAAAATTTGCAGTAAAAATAATAAAAATATCAGCTCAGTTACCAAATACCCCGGAAGGCAGGGTCGTTAGAACGCAAATTACAAAAGCAGGATCATCAGTTGGTGCCAATTACAGAGAAGCGAATCGAGCAAGAAGTAAAGCCGATTTTAGAAATAAAATTAGAATCTGTGAAAGCGAGGCCAATGAGACTCAATTTTGGTTAGAGGTTATCGCAGAAATTGGTTGGCTTTCCTGGAAGGAGATACAATCCGAATACGATGAGAGTACCGAACTTCTAGCATTGTTCACATCTATTGGCAGAGGTGCATTATAG